The following are encoded in a window of Aestuariirhabdus haliotis genomic DNA:
- a CDS encoding DegQ family serine endoprotease produces MNNYRSPIWALALLAFSIFWVSSARSAQLPEFTELVKKASPAVVNISTVQGAEGSKPILGPNGQPLPDIFQEFFGRPHPRIDEGQRRPQSLGSGFIISDDGYILTNNHVVDGASQVIVRLSDRRELEATLVGADERSDLALLKIDAEDLPVVKIGRSADLQPGQWVVAIGSPFGFDYSVTAGIVSALGRSLPSENYVPFIQTDVAINPGNSGGPLFNLDGEVIGINSQIFTRSGGFMGLSFAIPMDVAMRVSDQLKEQGYVSRGWLGVVIQDVNKDLAESFGLKKAAGALVAQVMPDGPGDRSGLRDGDVILSFAGNPINLSSDLPHAVGATPPGDKVKVELVRGGKSLTLDVTVGELPTDPRQALSSGKPAKQANRLGVKVVELTSKQKGDLEINTGVVISEVLGGPARSIGLRPGDVITDVDNQPVDSPKQFSKLIADLPSERSISMRLIRRGRPGYITFKLPE; encoded by the coding sequence ATTTTCTGGGTATCTTCGGCGCGCTCCGCCCAATTGCCTGAATTCACCGAACTGGTCAAGAAAGCGTCTCCGGCGGTGGTCAATATCAGTACGGTTCAGGGAGCGGAAGGTAGCAAGCCAATTTTGGGGCCAAATGGTCAGCCCTTACCCGATATTTTTCAGGAGTTTTTTGGGCGTCCCCACCCACGTATTGACGAAGGGCAGCGTCGCCCTCAGTCACTGGGATCTGGATTTATTATCTCTGACGACGGCTATATCTTGACCAATAACCATGTTGTGGACGGTGCTTCACAGGTGATTGTGCGTCTGAGTGATCGCAGGGAGCTTGAGGCGACTTTGGTCGGTGCGGACGAACGCTCTGATTTGGCCTTATTGAAGATTGACGCCGAGGATCTACCGGTTGTTAAAATTGGCCGATCTGCCGATCTTCAGCCTGGCCAGTGGGTAGTCGCGATTGGGTCACCATTCGGGTTCGACTATTCGGTCACTGCGGGTATTGTGAGTGCCCTCGGCCGTAGTTTGCCCAGCGAGAATTACGTGCCTTTTATCCAGACCGATGTGGCTATCAATCCAGGTAATTCGGGGGGGCCGTTGTTTAATTTGGATGGAGAGGTGATTGGTATTAATTCCCAGATCTTTACCCGTTCTGGTGGTTTTATGGGACTTTCCTTTGCCATTCCCATGGATGTTGCAATGCGAGTCTCTGACCAGCTTAAAGAGCAAGGCTATGTCTCCCGGGGCTGGTTGGGTGTGGTTATTCAGGATGTTAATAAGGATTTGGCTGAATCGTTTGGTCTCAAAAAAGCGGCCGGTGCACTGGTCGCACAAGTGATGCCGGATGGGCCGGGTGACCGTTCAGGTCTGCGTGACGGTGATGTGATTCTTAGTTTTGCCGGTAACCCGATTAACCTTTCTTCCGATCTTCCTCATGCTGTCGGGGCCACGCCTCCGGGAGATAAGGTGAAGGTTGAGCTGGTTCGTGGCGGAAAATCGTTGACTCTGGATGTAACCGTTGGCGAACTGCCCACTGATCCTCGCCAGGCCTTGTCTTCTGGCAAGCCTGCCAAACAGGCTAATCGCCTGGGGGTTAAGGTAGTGGAGCTCACCAGTAAGCAAAAAGGTGATCTGGAAATAAACACAGGCGTGGTGATCAGTGAGGTTCTGGGCGGCCCAGCACGATCCATTGGTCTTCGTCCGGGTGATGTGATCACCGATGTCGATAATCAGCCTGTTGACTCACCCAAGCAGTTCAGCAAGTTAATAGCGGATCTGCCCTCTGAGCGGTCAATTTCAATGCGTTTAATCAGGCGTGGTCGTCCTGGTTATATCACTTTCAAACTGCCTGAGTAG
- the lepA gene encoding translation elongation factor 4 — MTDLSHIRNFSIIAHIDHGKSTIADRFIQLCGGLTDREMANQVLDSMDLERERGITIKAQSVTLDYKARDGKTYQLNFIDTPGHVDFSYEVSRSLAACEGALLVVDAAQGVEAQSVANCYTAIEQGLEVVPVLNKMDLPQAEPERVASEIEEIIGLDATDAVRCSAKSGMGVEDVLEHLVQEIPAPEGDVDAPLQALIIDSWFDNYLGIVSLVRVTQGTLRKGEKMLVKSTGNSHVVDGVGTFTPKRNETGVLRAGEVGYVVAGIKDIHGAPVGDTLTHLKTADVGMLPGFKKVKPQVYAGLFPVSSDDYESFREALAKLTLNDASLFYEPESSDALGFGFRCGFLGMLHMEIIQERLEREYDLDLITTAPTVIFEVAMKDGSVVMVDNPSKLPDPAGIEEMREPIVTANILVPKEHLGNVITLCIEKRGTQKDMQFTGGQVSLTYELPMNEVVLDFFDRLKSVSRGFASLDYSFDRFQAARLVRLDVLINSEKVDALALIVHKDNAHGKGRVLTEKMKELIPRQMFDVAIQAAIGGQIVARQTVKALRKNVTAKCYGGDVSRKRKLLEKQKAGKKRMKQVGRVEIPQEAFLAVLKVDN; from the coding sequence GTGACTGACCTTTCCCATATACGTAATTTCTCCATCATCGCCCACATTGACCACGGTAAGTCGACCATTGCGGATCGATTTATACAGCTCTGTGGCGGGCTGACCGACCGCGAAATGGCCAACCAGGTGCTCGACTCTATGGATCTTGAGCGAGAGCGTGGTATTACCATTAAGGCCCAGAGCGTTACCCTCGACTATAAGGCGCGAGACGGTAAAACCTACCAGCTAAACTTTATCGACACCCCGGGTCATGTGGATTTTTCCTATGAGGTGTCACGCTCGCTGGCGGCTTGTGAAGGGGCGTTGTTAGTGGTTGATGCGGCGCAGGGCGTTGAGGCGCAATCGGTTGCTAACTGTTACACCGCTATCGAGCAGGGACTGGAAGTCGTACCCGTTTTGAACAAGATGGACCTGCCCCAGGCCGAGCCCGAGCGGGTGGCCAGTGAGATCGAGGAGATCATTGGTCTCGATGCCACCGATGCGGTACGTTGCAGTGCCAAGAGCGGTATGGGCGTGGAAGATGTACTGGAGCATCTGGTTCAGGAAATTCCTGCCCCGGAAGGGGATGTGGACGCACCCCTGCAAGCTCTGATTATCGATTCCTGGTTTGATAATTACCTGGGTATTGTCTCACTGGTTCGTGTGACTCAGGGCACCCTGCGCAAGGGTGAAAAAATGTTGGTGAAATCCACCGGCAATTCTCATGTTGTTGATGGTGTTGGTACTTTTACCCCCAAGCGTAATGAAACCGGTGTGTTACGAGCTGGAGAAGTAGGCTACGTGGTGGCGGGTATCAAGGATATCCATGGCGCGCCTGTAGGCGATACCCTGACTCACCTCAAAACCGCAGACGTTGGTATGCTGCCCGGATTTAAGAAAGTAAAACCCCAGGTTTACGCAGGACTGTTTCCGGTCAGTTCCGATGACTATGAATCGTTCCGAGAGGCTTTAGCCAAGTTGACCCTCAACGATGCCTCGCTGTTCTATGAGCCAGAAAGTTCCGATGCGTTGGGTTTTGGTTTCCGCTGTGGTTTCCTTGGCATGCTTCATATGGAAATTATCCAGGAGCGGCTGGAACGTGAGTATGATCTCGACCTGATCACCACAGCTCCGACGGTTATCTTTGAAGTGGCTATGAAGGATGGCTCGGTTGTGATGGTGGATAACCCTTCAAAACTGCCCGATCCGGCTGGTATAGAAGAGATGCGTGAGCCGATTGTGACCGCTAATATTCTGGTGCCTAAGGAGCATTTGGGTAACGTCATCACCCTGTGTATCGAAAAGCGTGGTACGCAAAAAGATATGCAATTTACCGGCGGCCAAGTATCGTTAACTTACGAATTGCCGATGAATGAAGTAGTGCTGGACTTTTTTGATCGGCTTAAGTCGGTGAGTCGCGGTTTTGCGTCTCTCGATTACAGCTTCGATCGATTCCAGGCGGCTCGTCTGGTGCGACTGGATGTTTTGATTAATAGTGAGAAAGTCGATGCCCTGGCGTTGATCGTGCACAAAGATAATGCCCACGGCAAAGGGCGTGTGCTCACTGAAAAAATGAAAGAGTTGATACCACGACAGATGTTTGATGTGGCCATTCAGGCGGCTATTGGTGGTCAAATTGTAGCCCGTCAAACTGTGAAGGCACTGCGCAAAAATGTAACCGCAAAATGCTATGGTGGTGATGTCAGCCGTAAACGCAAGCTGCTAGAAAAACAAAAAGCGGGTAAAAAACGCATGAAGCAGGTAGGGCGAGTGGAGATACCACAGGAAGCCTTCCTCGCCGTACTAAAGGTGGATAATTAA